A single window of Halobacillus naozhouensis DNA harbors:
- a CDS encoding M14 family metallopeptidase has product MEKTGTYFKSNYEESRKTFRNHLDTIKLKWPQAVLSSEVIGQEDDNTIDVIYSPAVTSNQQVLFFTTGEHGIEGHAGAGVLHLFVDEYLDQVDPETTGICLIHALNPWGMRHFRRVTENNIDLNRNYFYNQSSVAEEVNRNYAKERDLFLPNGKINDLKEEKRKLYIELGKALAREGYGGITKAKGMGQFEFRRGVYFGGNDEEESTAFLKEWQKKLLSTYPRVIHMDWHTALGPANEMTMVVSEHDSREEKELKSDYQIKNIKKFTPTDVKGDSTNHFHKVQQELYPETYLFSALFEFGTFGTSKKAELREFTTMILENHMYWGGAEQEEDAQWILDEFQAMFYPDDANWREAVVKETRAGIESVLGREGILAVNQFK; this is encoded by the coding sequence ATGGAAAAGACAGGTACCTATTTCAAATCAAACTATGAAGAATCACGAAAAACATTTCGGAACCATTTGGATACGATCAAGTTAAAATGGCCACAAGCTGTATTGTCCAGTGAAGTGATTGGTCAGGAAGATGATAACACCATAGATGTGATTTATTCACCTGCCGTGACGTCCAATCAGCAAGTACTGTTTTTTACAACCGGCGAACATGGCATAGAGGGGCATGCCGGGGCTGGTGTTCTTCACTTATTTGTAGATGAGTACCTTGATCAGGTAGATCCTGAAACTACTGGGATTTGCTTGATTCATGCCTTGAACCCATGGGGAATGAGACACTTCCGGCGGGTAACGGAAAATAATATAGACCTCAATCGGAACTATTTTTATAATCAATCTTCCGTAGCAGAAGAAGTAAATCGGAATTATGCGAAGGAAAGGGACCTTTTCCTTCCAAATGGGAAAATAAATGATCTTAAGGAAGAAAAGAGGAAACTGTATATCGAATTAGGCAAAGCATTGGCCAGAGAGGGATATGGTGGGATTACGAAAGCTAAAGGGATGGGGCAATTTGAGTTTAGACGGGGAGTTTATTTTGGAGGAAATGACGAGGAAGAATCCACTGCATTCTTAAAAGAGTGGCAAAAAAAACTATTATCCACCTATCCACGCGTCATCCACATGGACTGGCACACAGCCCTTGGCCCAGCAAACGAGATGACGATGGTCGTTTCAGAGCACGATTCTCGCGAGGAAAAAGAACTAAAATCTGACTATCAGATAAAAAATATAAAAAAGTTTACACCAACAGATGTGAAAGGCGATTCGACTAACCATTTTCACAAAGTACAACAGGAATTATATCCAGAGACGTATCTTTTCTCAGCCTTGTTCGAATTCGGGACATTCGGCACGAGCAAGAAAGCTGAGCTGCGTGAATTTACGACTATGATTTTAGAGAATCATATGTATTGGGGTGGAGCTGAGCAAGAAGAAGATGCTCAATGGATCTTGGATGAGTTTCAAGCTATGTTTTATCCAGATGATGCGAATTGGAGAGAAGCGGTGGTGAAGGAAACACGGGCAGGTATTGAATCGGTACTAGGAAGAGAGGGGATCTTGGCTGTTAATCAGTTTAAATAA
- a CDS encoding DUF2512 family protein → MDHVKALAIKGVMTLLFLYVVLTLGFGVSFLNVLIVTIVLGAVSYLLGDLYLLIKTTNSVAATADVGLTFIIVWLLGMALTGLGTGTMAGAAAISAVIIALGEYFFHIYVVYKRLAVKKRLKAYMY, encoded by the coding sequence ATGGATCATGTAAAGGCGCTTGCAATTAAAGGGGTTATGACACTCCTATTCCTCTATGTAGTCTTAACCCTCGGATTTGGTGTTTCATTTCTTAATGTGCTGATCGTCACGATTGTTCTCGGAGCCGTTTCGTATCTCTTAGGTGATCTTTACCTTCTCATTAAAACAACGAACAGTGTGGCTGCGACAGCAGATGTGGGTTTAACGTTTATCATTGTGTGGCTGCTCGGCATGGCTTTGACTGGCCTCGGTACAGGGACAATGGCAGGTGCAGCAGCTATTTCCGCTGTAATCATTGCGCTTGGAGAATACTTTTTCCATATTTACGTTGTGTATAAGAGACTTGCAGTCAAAAAACGGTTAAAAGCATATATGTATTAA
- a CDS encoding TetR/AcrR family transcriptional regulator, with amino-acid sequence MEKQTNRSPGRPPHYKDKQPTDELILFNASQLFLENSYQDVSMDDVAKACNVTKASVYYYYKTKSELYTETMIRLMYRIQNMTLQLLNEDKPFRTRLLNVAEAYLKVSVDLDTERFIHNAKNMLSKEQLTAIQKAEEAMYTSMEEFFQEATDQGIISPINPAFAVHGYISLLNTGNYKNADKQTIFSSPQEAAKQIVDFFWKGLTKDIQDPQN; translated from the coding sequence ATGGAGAAACAAACAAATCGTTCCCCAGGACGTCCCCCTCACTATAAAGACAAACAGCCGACAGATGAACTCATCCTATTCAACGCATCTCAACTTTTTCTCGAGAACAGCTATCAGGATGTATCGATGGATGATGTGGCAAAGGCTTGTAATGTAACGAAAGCATCGGTGTACTATTATTACAAAACCAAATCAGAGCTTTATACAGAGACAATGATCAGGTTGATGTATCGTATTCAAAATATGACCCTTCAACTCCTGAACGAAGACAAGCCCTTTCGAACGAGATTGCTGAACGTGGCGGAAGCTTATCTGAAAGTTTCGGTTGACTTAGATACCGAGCGTTTTATTCATAATGCCAAGAACATGCTTTCGAAGGAGCAGTTGACGGCTATCCAAAAAGCAGAAGAAGCAATGTATACGTCGATGGAGGAATTCTTTCAAGAAGCGACCGATCAGGGGATCATTTCCCCCATCAATCCCGCCTTTGCTGTGCACGGATATATTTCTTTGCTCAATACGGGTAACTATAAGAATGCCGATAAACAAACGATATTCTCTTCCCCACAAGAAGCTGCCAAACAAATTGTTGACTTCTTTTGGAAGGGTTTAACGAAGGATATTCAAGACCCGCAAAATTAG